AGGGCCGCCGCGCGGGATCCGGTGAGCACGGTCTCGCTCTGCTCGTAGCCGGGCTCGCGGAGGTGCACGTGCAGGTCGACGAGGCCGGGCAGCGCGACGAGGCCGTCGGCCCCGACCACGTGGGCACCGGCGGGCGCGTCGAGGTCGGGCCCGATCTCGCGGATCAGCCCGTCGGCGACGAGGATGTCGGCGCGCTCGCCCGACGGCAGGGTCGCGCCGCGGATCAGGTGGGTGTCGTTCTGGGTCATCGGTCGGCCTTCCCGTCGCCGGACAGCAGGAGGTAGAGGACGGCCATGCGCACCGAGACGCCGTTGGCGACCTGCTCGCGCACCGTGGACCTCTCCGAGTCGGCGGCGGCGGCGGATATCTCGAGCCCGCGGTTCATGGGCCCCGGGTGCATGACGATCGTATCGGGCCCGAGGAGGGCGAGCCGCGCGTCGTCGAGTCCCCAGATGCGCGCGTACTCGCGCGGGTTGGGGAAGAAGGCGGCGCGCATGCGCTCGGCCTGGATGCGGAGCATCATCACGGCGTCGGGCGCGCCGTCGCGGAGGGCGGCGTCGAGGTCGTAGCGGACGGTGACGGGCCAGGATCCGACGCCCACCGGCACGAGCGTGGGCGGCGCGACGAGCGTGACCTCGGCACCGAGCGTCGTGAGCAGCCACGCGTTCGAGCGGGCGACGCGGGAGTGGAGCACGTCGCCGACGATGACGACGCGCGTGCCGTCGAGGCCCTTCCCGCGCGCGGCGGATCCGTGCAGCCGGCGGCGGATGGTGAACGCGTCGAGCAGCGCCTGCGTGGGGTGCTCGTGCGTGCCGTCGCCCGCGTTGACGATGCCGGCGTCGATCCACCCGCTGCCCGCGAGCGTGTGCGGCGCGCCCGAGGACGGGTGCCGGACGACCACGCCGTCGGCGCCCATCGCCTGCAGGGTCTGCGCGGTGTCCTTGAGGCTCTCGCCCTTGGAGACGCTCGACCCCTTGGCGCTGAAGTTGATGACGTCGGCCGAGAGGCGCTTCGCGGCCGCCTCGAACGAGATGCGGGTGCGGGTCGAGTCCTCGAAGAAGAGGTTGACGACCGTGCGGCCGCGGAGGGCGGGGGTCTTCTTGATCTCGCGCGTGCCGACGTCGGCCATGTCCTCGGCGACGTCGAGGATGCGCACGGCCTCGTCGCGGGACAGGTCGCGGGTGGAGAGCAGGTGCCTCATCGGGTCGTCCCCTCGGCGGCGGACCCGGTGGCGGGCTCGTCGTCGGGCCCGGCGATGCTCACCGAGTCCTCGCCGTCGGTCTCGTCGAGCCGGACGAAGATCCGCTCGGAGAGGCTCGACGGCAGGTTCTTGCCCACGAAGTCGGCGCGGATGGGGAGCTCGCGGTGGCCGCGGTCGACCAGGGCGGCGAGGCGCACGGCCGTGGGGCGGCCGAGGTCGCCGATGGCGTCGAGGGCGGCGCGCACGGTGCGGCCGGAGAAGAGCACGTCGTCGACGAGCACGACCGTGCGGCCGTCGACGCCGCCGGCGGGCAGGCGCGTGGGCGACGGCGCGCGGGTCGGGTTCCGCTGCAGGTCGTCGCGGTACATGGTGACGTCGAGCGAGCCCACCAGGTCGGCGGGGGCCTCGGGCTCGAGGCGGGCGATGATCCGGCCGATGCGCTCGGCGAGGACGGTGCCGCGGGTGGGGATCCCGAGGAGCAGCAGGCCGTGGGGGCCGCGGTTCGACTCGAGGATCTCGTGGGCGATGCGCGTGAGCGCTCGGGTGATGTCAGAGGGCTGCAGCACGGTGCGCTGAGGCAATCCGACCTCCTTCCCCGCCTCTCGGGACGGATGTTAAAGGTGGTCTGTTCCGCGGACACTCTAGCGGGTGTCCCCCGGACGCGGGGCCCGCCGCACGGCCCGCGCGTGTCCTCAGCGCGCGGACGCGTCGAGCACCGCGCGGATCCGGCCCAGCACGGCCGCGTCCTGCAGGCTGGTGGCGTCGCCGAGGGTCCGGCCCTCGACCAGGTCGGCGAGGAGGCGGCGCATGATCTTGCCCGAGCGCGTCTTCGGCACGTCCGGCACGGCGACGATGCGGCGGGGCTTCGCGACCGGCCCGATGGCGCGCGCGACGTGGGCCGTGAGGACGGGCCCGAGCTCCGCGGCGAGCGCGGCCCAGCCGGCCGCGTCGTCGTCCGCGGGGCGGTCGTCGCCGCGCGGGACGACGAACGCGACCACGCGCTGGCCGGTGAGGTCGTCGGCGACGCCCGTCACGCCCGCCTCCCCCACCCGCGGGTGCGCGACGAGCGCCGACTCGATCTCGATGGTGGACAGCCGGTGCCCGGAGACGTTGACGACCTCGTCGATCCGACCCTGGAGCGCGATGTCGCCGTCGGCGTCGCGCCGGGCGCCGTCGCCGGCGAGGAACCAGCCGCGGTCGGCGAAGCGCTCCCAGTAGGCGCTGCGGTACCTGGCCGGGTCGCCCCACACCGTGCGGGCCATGCCGGGCCAGGGACGCTGGATCACGAGGAGGCCGGCCTCGCCCGGCGCCGTGGGTTCGCCGTCGTCGTCGACCACGTCGACCCGGAAGCCGGGCAGGGCGCGGCCGGCGGCTCCGGGCTTGAGGGTCGAGACGCCGGGCAGCGGCGCGATGACGGCGGCCCCCGTCTCCGACTGCCACCACGTGTCGACGACGGGCGCGGATCCTCCGCCGATCTCGCGGTGGAACCAGCGCCAGGCCGCGGGGTTGATGGCCTCCCCCACCGATCCCAGCAGCCGGATGCTCGACAGGTCGTGCCCGGCGACGCCGTCGGGGTACCAGCCCATGAGCGAGCGGATGAGCGTGGGCGCCGTGTAGTAGGTCGTGACGCCGTACCGCTCGATGACCTCGAGGTGCCGGCCGCGGTGGGGCGTGTCGGGCGTGCCCTCGTAGATCACCTGCGTGAGGCCGTTGGACAGCGGCCCGTAGATCTCGTAGGTGTGCGCGGTGACCCACGCGAGGTCGGCCGTGCACCAGTGCACGTCGTCGGGCCTCGCGTCGAAGTGCGCCCAGTGCGCCCAGGACGCGTGGGCGAGGTAGCCGCCGGAGGTGTGCACGAGGCCCTTGGGGCGGCCCGTGGTGCCGGACGTGTAGATGATGAAGAGCGGATGCTCGGCGTCGAAGGCGCGCGGCTCGTGCTCGGGCGACGCGGATCCCACGGCGTCGTGCCACCAGACGTCGCGGCCCGCGGTCCACGGCACGTCCTGGCCGGTGCGGCGGACGACGAGCACGTGCTCGATCGACGCGACGCCCGCCACGGCCTCGTCGGCCTGCGGCTTCGTGGCGACGGCGGATCCGCGGCGGTTCTGCCCGTCGCTCGTGATGAGGAGCTTCGCGCCCGTGTCCTCCACCCGGAAGCGCAGCGCCTCCGCGGAGAAGCCGCCGAAGACGAGCGAGTGGACGGCGCCGATGCGCGCCACCGCCAGGGTCGCGACGATCGTCTCCACGAGCACGGGCAGGTAGATCACGACGCGGTCGCCGGGGCCGACGCCGAGCGCGGTGAGGGCGTTGGCGGCGCGGGACACCTCCTCCTGGAGGTCGCGGTAGGTGACCGTGCGCCGGTCGCCGGGCTCGCCCTCGAAGTGCAGCGCGACCTTCTCGCCCCGGCCCGCCGCGACGTGGCGGTCGACGCAGTTGGCGGCGACGTTGAGCCGGCCGCCCGCGAACCACGTGGCGGCGGGGACCTGCGGGGTGCCGTCGGCGGCGACCGGCGGGATCCACGTGTGCGCCGTGTGCCAGGGCGTCTCCCAGTCGAGGCGGCGGGCGGCCTCCTCCCAGAAGGCGACCGGATCCGCCTCGGCGCGCACGTACGCCTCCGCCGTGACGTTCGCCGACGCGGCGAGCGCGGCGGGCGGCGGGAAGAGGTCCTGCTCGGCGGCGGGTGCGGTCTCGGCCTGCT
This window of the Clavibacter sepedonicus genome carries:
- a CDS encoding aspartate carbamoyltransferase catalytic subunit — its product is MRHLLSTRDLSRDEAVRILDVAEDMADVGTREIKKTPALRGRTVVNLFFEDSTRTRISFEAAAKRLSADVINFSAKGSSVSKGESLKDTAQTLQAMGADGVVVRHPSSGAPHTLAGSGWIDAGIVNAGDGTHEHPTQALLDAFTIRRRLHGSAARGKGLDGTRVVIVGDVLHSRVARSNAWLLTTLGAEVTLVAPPTLVPVGVGSWPVTVRYDLDAALRDGAPDAVMMLRIQAERMRAAFFPNPREYARIWGLDDARLALLGPDTIVMHPGPMNRGLEISAAAADSERSTVREQVANGVSVRMAVLYLLLSGDGKADR
- the pyrR gene encoding bifunctional pyr operon transcriptional regulator/uracil phosphoribosyltransferase PyrR, with the translated sequence MPQRTVLQPSDITRALTRIAHEILESNRGPHGLLLLGIPTRGTVLAERIGRIIARLEPEAPADLVGSLDVTMYRDDLQRNPTRAPSPTRLPAGGVDGRTVVLVDDVLFSGRTVRAALDAIGDLGRPTAVRLAALVDRGHRELPIRADFVGKNLPSSLSERIFVRLDETDGEDSVSIAGPDDEPATGSAAEGTTR
- the acs gene encoding acetate--CoA ligase, translating into MTSQRTEQAETAPAAEQDLFPPPAALAASANVTAEAYVRAEADPVAFWEEAARRLDWETPWHTAHTWIPPVAADGTPQVPAATWFAGGRLNVAANCVDRHVAAGRGEKVALHFEGEPGDRRTVTYRDLQEEVSRAANALTALGVGPGDRVVIYLPVLVETIVATLAVARIGAVHSLVFGGFSAEALRFRVEDTGAKLLITSDGQNRRGSAVATKPQADEAVAGVASIEHVLVVRRTGQDVPWTAGRDVWWHDAVGSASPEHEPRAFDAEHPLFIIYTSGTTGRPKGLVHTSGGYLAHASWAHWAHFDARPDDVHWCTADLAWVTAHTYEIYGPLSNGLTQVIYEGTPDTPHRGRHLEVIERYGVTTYYTAPTLIRSLMGWYPDGVAGHDLSSIRLLGSVGEAINPAAWRWFHREIGGGSAPVVDTWWQSETGAAVIAPLPGVSTLKPGAAGRALPGFRVDVVDDDGEPTAPGEAGLLVIQRPWPGMARTVWGDPARYRSAYWERFADRGWFLAGDGARRDADGDIALQGRIDEVVNVSGHRLSTIEIESALVAHPRVGEAGVTGVADDLTGQRVVAFVVPRGDDRPADDDAAGWAALAAELGPVLTAHVARAIGPVAKPRRIVAVPDVPKTRSGKIMRRLLADLVEGRTLGDATSLQDAAVLGRIRAVLDASAR